Genomic window (Deltaproteobacteria bacterium):
TGGACCAATACCCCGGGCCGCTGTATCCAGGATGATGATATGACCAATGAATTACTCGACCGGTTTCTGGGAGCGGATCTAGTAGTGCTGGCCACGCCGCTTTATTGTGGTAATATGAATGCCCGGCTGAAGGCCTTCATCGAACGCACCTTGCCCATTTACGATCCGGCCAAAATCGATTTTACCCAGAAATCGGACGAACCCCAAGCAGTTTTACCTTTGCGGTTCGGACGGCATCCCCGCATTGTTGCTCTTAGCATCGGTGGTTTTCCCGACCCGGAGATCTTTCAATTTATCCGGCCCACCATGCAGGTTTTTTATGGGTCTTATTTAGCGGCCGGCATTTATCGCCATTCTTCCGAATTTATGGATGTCCCTGCATTCCAGTCAAAGGTGCAACAGGTGCTGGCCGCTACGGTCCAGGCCGGGGTCGAAGTGGTACAGCAAGGCAAGGTTGAGCAGAATACCCTGGCCACCCTGACCCAGGCGCTGGCCCCACTCGAAGAAATGATCGCCCTGATGCAGCAAATCTGGCAAAAGTAAACCGGAGCGGAGTCGATCGGCCAATCATGACGATGGAGACCTTAAAGCCTTTGCGGATTCAGCCCTGGGGCGGAGAGGATCCCAGCCTCTGTCACCAATATTTTTATCCTCAGGGCAAGAGGCCCAGGCTGACTTTCCCGGAGCGGCCTGAAATCATTACTGAAGTGGCCGTGGTCGGTGCCGGGCTGTCGGGGCTGACCGCCGCTTATGAACTGCGCCATAAGGAAGTGGTCATCTTAGAAGCCGATGCTCGGCCCGGAGGCGTCTGCAAAGGGGGAGAATATCGGGGTTGCCGCTATCCGGAAGGCGCGGCCTACTTCCTTTATCCTACTGATAATGACTGGAAAGGCTGGTACCAGGAACTGGGCCTGGAGGTTGACTCAGCCGTAATCACCGGCCCGGTCAGTTGCCTCTATTATCAGGGTCAGTGGTATCCTGACTGTTTTTACGAATCCGGCATTCGGCAATTGCCGATCTCCCCCAAGGGCCGGGATGATTTTTTGCGCCTTTCCCAACAGTTAGCGGCTTGGGAGCGGGATGCGAACGGCTTTGCGCCAGCCGGCCTCGACTGGGAAAAGCTGGACCAGATCAGCCTGCAGCATTACCTGGAGGTGGTCCAGGGCTATTCCTCTGAACTGGCCCCACTTTTGGACCCCTATTGCCGTTCCTGTCTGGGAGCTGGACCGGCCCAGGTGTCGGCCTGGGCGGCACTTTATTTTTTGATGTCAGAATGCTCTCCGGAGGCCACCAGTTGTGCCTTTCCCGAGGGCGATGCCCGCTTGGCGGCCGCTCTGCTTAAAGGAGCTGGGCCGGACCGCCTGAGAGTCCGCCAGGTGGTCATTAGTTTACAGGAACAACCAGAGGCCATCCGGCTTTGTATCTGGGATCAGGACCGGCAGGAGCCTTATCTGCTGCAGGCCGACTTAGTTATCCTGGCGATAGGGAAATTTGCCGCCCGGCGTCTGCTGGCCGGAGTGTCGGGCTGGAGCCCGGAAATTTTTCAGCCCTTTCAATACAGTAATTATGTAGTAGCGGCTGTGTGCGGGCTTGAAGGTTTCGCTACCCCCGGATTTGAAAACTGGATAGTAGGAGAGGCTGCCTTTTCAGACCTGGTTCTGGAACCCCATCCGCCAGCCTCGGGGGAGCCCCAGGTAATGGTGGTTTATGCACCGCAGGCCTTTCCGCTGCCGCGGCAGGCCTTGCTTCAGGAGTCGGTAGCCGTCAAGACTGAAGAAATTCTCACCGGGCTGCAGAAAATCTGGCCTGGTATCGACAGCTGGGCCGAGGAGATCAGAATGTACCGTTACGGCCATGCCCAGGTAGTGCCTTACCCCGGCTTTCTATCCGCCATCCGCGGCCGGATTGCGCCCCGGCAAGGGCGCATCATCCTGGCCCACTCCGACCTGGACGGCCTGCCCTGCGTGGAGGCGGCTATGCTTACCGGACAACGGGCCGCCCGCTTAGCCCAGCAAGCTCTTCAACAATGAGAACCGGTGCGCCAAGGGGGCGGTT
Coding sequences:
- a CDS encoding FAD-dependent oxidoreductase; the protein is MTMETLKPLRIQPWGGEDPSLCHQYFYPQGKRPRLTFPERPEIITEVAVVGAGLSGLTAAYELRHKEVVILEADARPGGVCKGGEYRGCRYPEGAAYFLYPTDNDWKGWYQELGLEVDSAVITGPVSCLYYQGQWYPDCFYESGIRQLPISPKGRDDFLRLSQQLAAWERDANGFAPAGLDWEKLDQISLQHYLEVVQGYSSELAPLLDPYCRSCLGAGPAQVSAWAALYFLMSECSPEATSCAFPEGDARLAAALLKGAGPDRLRVRQVVISLQEQPEAIRLCIWDQDRQEPYLLQADLVILAIGKFAARRLLAGVSGWSPEIFQPFQYSNYVVAAVCGLEGFATPGFENWIVGEAAFSDLVLEPHPPASGEPQVMVVYAPQAFPLPRQALLQESVAVKTEEILTGLQKIWPGIDSWAEEIRMYRYGHAQVVPYPGFLSAIRGRIAPRQGRIILAHSDLDGLPCVEAAMLTGQRAARLAQQALQQ
- a CDS encoding flavodoxin family protein gives rise to the protein MQIVAFNSSPRDNQTSKTELILQKFLGGARQAGASTETIYLRNHRVEHCLGCFSCWTNTPGRCIQDDDMTNELLDRFLGADLVVLATPLYCGNMNARLKAFIERTLPIYDPAKIDFTQKSDEPQAVLPLRFGRHPRIVALSIGGFPDPEIFQFIRPTMQVFYGSYLAAGIYRHSSEFMDVPAFQSKVQQVLAATVQAGVEVVQQGKVEQNTLATLTQALAPLEEMIALMQQIWQK